The sequence AACAACGTAAAAAGTATTTTTTTCATGCAAACTCTTTTTAGAGAAATGTTATTTATGTAGTTTTTGGATTCAACTAAAAAAGTATATAAACGAAAAGGAGATATAAAATTTAATGACCTTCAACAAACTTCTCTTTGGGACAAGCGGTATTCCATTAAGCACACCGCAAAAAGGAAGATCAACTGCAACAGGAATACAACAAGTCAACAATCTCAGTCTTGACGCGATGGAGTTAGAGTTTGTGCAATCAGTCAATATTAAACTTGAAAAAGCGCCAGAAATAAAAAAAGTCGCGGAAGAAAGTGAAGTCGCGCTCACTTGCCATGGACAATATTTCATCAATCTCGCGTCATTAGAAAAAGAAAAAATTCCTGCGAGCATTCAACGAATTCTCAACGCTGCGACAGTCGCGAACGCGTGTGGAGGATATAGCGTGACGTTTCATGCCGCGTTTTATCAAAAGCAGGATCCGCAGAAAGTGTATAACATAGTGAAAAAACACATGACAGAAGTAATGCAGCAAGTCAAAGACGCGGGACTAAAAATATGGGTTCGGCCAGAAACAACAGGCAAGCCAACGCAGTTTGGAGATTTGAAAGAATTGTGCAATCTCAGCGCAGAGTTTGACCAAGTACTTCCATGCATTGATTTCGCGCATTTGCACGCGAGAACTGGCGGAAAGTTAAATACAAAAGATGAGTTCCATGAAATGCTGAGTTTCTATGAAAAGACGTTGGGAAAAACAGCGCTGAAGGAAATGCATATTCATCTTGCGGGCATTAATTATTCAGAAAAAGGAGAGAGAAACCATCTTCCACTAAAAGAATCAGATATGAATTATAAAGATCTGCTGAAAACACTCAAAGAATTTAACTGTAC is a genomic window of Candidatus Woesearchaeota archaeon containing:
- a CDS encoding TIM barrel protein, which produces MTFNKLLFGTSGIPLSTPQKGRSTATGIQQVNNLSLDAMELEFVQSVNIKLEKAPEIKKVAEESEVALTCHGQYFINLASLEKEKIPASIQRILNAATVANACGGYSVTFHAAFYQKQDPQKVYNIVKKHMTEVMQQVKDAGLKIWVRPETTGKPTQFGDLKELCNLSAEFDQVLPCIDFAHLHARTGGKLNTKDEFHEMLSFYEKTLGKTALKEMHIHLAGINYSEKGERNHLPLKESDMNYKDLLKTLKEFNCTGVLICESPNIEQDALLLKKYYNSI